Part of the Paeniglutamicibacter sulfureus genome, CCTTGGCAATGTGTTTGCCAAAGTCCATGGTCTCGATGCCGTGGCGTTCGGCCATGGCCCGGCGTTCGGGCACGGGGTCCACTCCAATCACCCTTTGGCCCAGGTGCGTGCCGATGCGTGCGGCAAGCTGGCCCACTGGTCCTAGCCCGAAGACCGCCAGGGTCCCCCCTTGCGGGACATCGGCGTAGGCCACGCCCTGCCAAGCGGTGGGCAGGATGTCGGAAAGGAAGAGGTAGCGGTGGTCGGGCAGTTCCTTTCCGACCACGATCGCGCCGTAATCGGCATGGGGAACACGTAGGTATTCCGCTTGTCCTCCGGGCACCCGGCCATAAAGTTCCGAGTAACCAAAGAATGCAGCCCCCTTGTTGTGGGACCGCACCTGGGTGACCTCGCACTGCGACTGCAGTCCGCGCTCACACATCCAGCAGCTGCCGCAGGAGATATTGAAGGGTATGACCACCCGGTCCCCGACCTTCACCCTGGAAACCGACGACCCGATTTCCTCGACAATGCCCATGGGTTCGTGACCCACAACATCGCCGGCGTGCATGTACGGTCCCAACAATTCGTAGAGGTGGAGGTCGGATCCGCAGATTGCGCTCGATGTTACTTTTATGATGATGTCCCCGGGCTCTTCAATGCACGGATCGGGCACCTCCGTGAACTCGATCTTTCGTTTTCCCTGCCAGGTCAATGCCTTCATGGTTTCCTCCCGAAGCGTGGTGGATTCAATTGGTGTGTGTTTGTGGCCGCAGCGGCTAGAGAGATCGCCCCGGGGTTCGGCGAAGCAGGCCGTCACAGCCCGATTCGATCGATGGGCGCGGGAACGAGGTGCACAGCAGTGTGCCGCGGGGCCGGGATCCCCCGGTCCCGCGGCACAACGCCTTGCGCTACTGGAATCCGCCGCTCGTGCGTGGCGGATCGGGGAAAGCTGCCCCGCCATCCGTGGTGGTGCGCGGTGTTGCGCCCGTCGTTCCGCCCGAGTCCGATACATTCGCCGCGGCTCCGCCGGCGTGGTCCTTCAGGTGGCTGGCTTCGTCGGCCGTCTCCGTCCGGAGTGTATCGGCCGATTCGCGAGCGGAGGACTTCAGGTTCTCCACGGCCTCGGTTGCCGGTTCCTTCATGTCCTCGGCGATGGTCTTGGCAGCCGCGGACAGTTCATCGGTCAATGGCTCCGCTTTCTCCTTTAGCGTATGAACCATCTCGCGTTCCTGGTCGCTACCCGGTATGAGGGAAGAGACGAGAAGTCCGGCACCAAAGGCGATGAGCCCCGCTGCCAGCGGGTTCCCACGGGTCTTGGAGACCATGGTGTCCGGGGCATTATGCAACATGCCGCTCGCATCTTCCCCCGCGGTTTCAACGCTGCCCATCACCGCGTCCTTGGCCCGACGTACCGAACCCTTAATCCGCTCGCTTTGCCGGTGGGCAATACTCGAGGGACTGACCTTGTCGGCAATGGCGTCCACGTCCTCACTGAGGTTTCCGCGGGTACGCTCAATGTCATCACGAATCTCTTCCGGCTCCCTGCTCATGGGGTTTCCTCCTTGGGGTTGAATGCTGGCGGGATGTCCTTGATGGTTTCGGCGGTCTGGGGAAGCCCCTTCACCTCTTTGAATTGCTTCTTGGCAACGCTTGCCATGACCGCGGCGACAATGGCCCATACCACCGCAACGATGACGGCGGACCAGCCGTAGCCGACCCAGTTCGCGATCCCGACCATGGCCGCTATGGACAGGAAAAGCAGGACGAAGTGACCTGCAACTCCTGCGCCTCCGTAGAGCCCCGCCCCCTTACTTGCAGATCGGGCCGAAGCCCGTAGTTCGGCCTTGGCAAGTTCGGTTTCCTGGCGTACCAGGTTCGAAACGTTCTGTGTCAGGTCACTAAAGAGGTCTCCCAACGACAGGTCCGCGGCAGCATTGGTGGTTTCCGCGTTCGGCGGAGCGCCGGCCTGATGGGCACCGGTATTTGTCGGGAATTCGCTCATGATCCGCTGAACCCCTGTTCGCTCCGTCGACCCGTGGGCGGGTAGTACTCCACCCCCGGGTCGATGCCTGTGCCGCCGATGGCACCTGAACCCATGGTTTGGTTAACCGTTGGCGGAAGAGGACTTACGTCCCGTGGTTCGCCCATTTCGGGAATTTGCGCCGTTGAGGCCCGGGACTTTTCGGAGGCATCTGGACCGCTTCCGGCGTTTCGGGTGATTCTGCCGGCGAGCAATCCTGCACCAAGTGCGATGCCCAAAAAGGCCCCGGGACGACGTCGGGCAAAGTCCTTGACTTCGTGGAGGATGTCGCCCGGCTCCTTGTTTCCAAGCCACTGCGCGGCGTCGCCGCTATAGCGGGCCGCTTGGGCCACGAGGTTTGATGCAGTGCCCGAGGCGTCCGAGGACTGCACCATGGAGCGAAGTTCATCGCTGATCTGGCGCAGGTTCGTGGAAACTTTTTCCTGCGCGACGGCGGTCTGGGCCTTCACGTCCGAGCCAAGTTCATCCAGCAGGTTGCTGGTCTGCTTTTTCGCGTCGTCGAGTACAGACTCCGCCTCTCGTTTGGCTGCCTGGCCTACGTGCTTGGCGGATTCCTTGCCGTCTTCGGCCAGTTCGCGAGCCTGTACCTTGGCTTCTTGGCTTTTCCCGGACGTGGAACCCGGCTGAGGAGCGCCCACCACAGGGGCGCCGGAGACTTTCGCGTCGCCGCCGGCGGTACTGGGTCCACCTAGATCGGGAGGCAGAAGTGGTTCCGGCGGCACAATGGGATCGCCCGTCTCGAACGGCTCGGAAACCGGGTCATTCCGATGCGCTTGGACGTTGTGTCCTCCCGTCTTCGGTGGGGGCACACGACCTGCGTTGCCCATGTTTCCCTCTGGCGGGTATGCGGCGTTGAAATCATTCTCACTCATTGGTTGACCTCCAATTGATCCACGCCCCGTGGGGCAGTATTCGTCGGATTTCGTGACCCGCAGCCTGTGTGGCGGGACACCGTGCGTGCATCGCACCGGGTCCTTGGCGCGTATGCGAATCAATGAACTTGACTTGTTCTCAGTATTTCGGCTTCCTGAATGTTCGCGCTTTGCTCAGGATCAAGAGAGGAAACTTTCCATGCCGAACCTAACCGCTGGATCCCCGCTGCTAAAGGATCCGCGATATCAATTAGCAAAACAAGAGAATCGCGCGGACACAACCTTTTTGACATCGACCCCATGAAAATTGTTGGGATCTCTGTCGCGGCGCTTCGGAGCGGCCGTCAGAAACAGCCTTGAGGACGGTCGTTGCCGTTGCTTTGAGGTTGAGTCGTCAATAACCGTAGAGGGTGTCTAGAGCGGAAACTGGCCTTCGACCGGACTCCAGGCCCAGCGTTGGCGTACACGTCGGCGGGTGGGAAACGTGGCGCCTTGAATCATCCATCGTCAATTGACGTACGGAGGACCGATCGCGACTACTTTTCATCGACTCAAGCGGAGCTCGCGTCTGCAATACAGGGAGGAGCCACGGAACCTCCGCAGTGCCGGAATACTGCAAGGACAGGCGACTGGGAGCGCATGATTTTCTGGCTGTGAATTTGGGCCCTGCGGGAATGATCCTATGGGAATGAGCAGGATTGATTGCCTCGCACTGGAGGTCCACGACATCGCCCGTGCCACGTCTACTATCACGTTGTCGGTCTGCTTCGGTTCAGGTCGATCGAATCCGTTTGAAGCTACTCCAATGAACGAAGATCCACATTCTCCGGCAACCCGTCAAAGGCTCGTGAATCGCAGCGGCCCACTCTCGCGCGGCATTTTCAACTAATGGGCGGCCGAGTGCGGGAAGTGCAGTTGCGTCCCCACCTAGTAGCGTGAGATGAATGCTGAGTTTCCGATGTCAATTGAACAATCGGAACAACGGGCTCTTGGAGTGCGCCTTGCCTCATGTCAATATGCTCGCGAAATAATCCCGCATGCCTCAACTAATTTGCTCGCCAAATAGGGCATCCCCGGACTGCGCGCGCATCTTGGCCCGGTTGATGAGATGGTTCTGGATGGCATTGATGCGGCGAGTGATGGCCGCCGGATTCAGGTCCCCGTGGATGCCCGCCAGGGCCTTGGCATGTTCCGGGTCCATGGCCTCCAGATCCATGATGCGCTGGTACGCGGTCCGCGGCCGGTCATAAGTCCGCTTCCTGCGACCCGAACGTGCGGTGCCGTAGCCGTTGGCCTTGACCATCGGCAGCAGGTGGTTCTTGCGCTGGTTCACCAGCGCCCAGAGCTCATTGAGCAGGGCCATCTCCTCCGGACCCTCGTAGCGGAACCTGAAGGCATGGCGACGGACCCAATCCCGATTTCGCTGCTCGACATGCGCATTGTCGTTATGCTTATACGCCCGCGCCCTAGTCAGATCAATGTTTCGTTCCTGCGCCCACTCGATGAGCTGGGTGTTGATGAATTCACCGCCATTGTCGAAATCCAGGGCCCGCATCGGGTAGGGCAGGGACCGGACCAGCAGGTCGACCCCGGCCACGACATGGCTGTGCGCACGGTTTTTCACACACGTGTTCACGGTCCACCCGGTGAACACATCTGTCAGGGTGATCGAATACAGGAACTCGCCCTTGAGGCTGTGTCCGCAGTGGGCGACGGTGTCGATCTCGAAGAACCCCGGTTCCTGCTCCATGGGCGTGCCCGACCACCGCACCGGGATCTCCGAACGCAGCATCGCCCCGGGCTTGGTCGAGGACAGTGCCGAGGGGTATCGAGCGGCGCGCAACGGCTTCAGATACCGATCCATCGTGGAGGCCGACATGGATAGCAGCTCGTCCCTGACCTCGTCGGTCAGCAGTCCCGCCACTGTCCCGAGTTCGTCGAAGCGTTCCAAACGCTCGAGCTCGTCGGCCATGATCGGAGCCAAGTATTTCCCGCAGGGCTCTCCGGAAAGCGTCCAGATTCGTTCCAGGAGCTTGAGGGCCGCCGGCCCGTACTTGCGGGGCCTGCGCCGCGGCAGGGGCTTCGGAATCCCGCGTGCGGGCTTACGCAGTTCCGTGGCCAGACGCCGGCGGGCGTTGGCCCTTGACCAGCCGGTCGATGCGCACAGGTAGTCGAGCATCACGCCCTTCTGTCCCTTGGTCCCTTTCGCATACTCGGCGGCGAAGCCGCTGACGAGCTCTCGCCGGGTGTGCATCGATATCCCCTGTTTCATCTCCCCAGCACAGCCTGCTGCCCGCCCTGGTGGCCAGAGTTTCGCGAGCATTCTTAAATGAGGCACGCACCTCATTTCGCGAGCATTACTAGTGAGTCAACGCGGAGTGTTGACGCTCAACCGAAAGACACTTACCCTAACCAAGCGACAGTGGTCGCCGTTCCGAAGAACAGCGACCACTGAAGGTGTTCTCGTCCTCTATTGGACACACGCTCGATACTTAACGATCCTCGTTGCCGAATTCGCCAAGTGTCTCGTCTTCACTGCTACCGGTACGGTCGCCGAGCTGCTCGGACTCGAGGGGTTCGCCGTCGCCGCCGCCGAACCCACCGGACTCCTGGCCGCCACCGGACTCCTGGCCACCGCCGAACCCACCGGACTCCTGGCCACCGCCATCGCCGCCACCGAACCCACCGGACTCCTGGCCACCGCCGAACCCACCGGACTCCTGGCCACCGCCGAACCCACCGGACTCCTGGCCACCGCCATCGCCGCCACCGAACCCACCGGACTCCTGGCCACCGCCGAATCCACCGGACTCCTGGCCACCGCCGAACCCACCGGACTCCTGGCCACCGCCGCCGAACCCACCGGACTCCTGGCCGCCGCCATCGCCGCCTAAATCACTGACCATTTCCGAGCCATCCGTGCTTTGTCCGTTGCCGAAGCTGCCAGCATCGGCCTCCCCGCCGATCAGATCTTGGTTCTCGTTTTCGTCTTGGTTTCCGAACTGTCCGGAGTTGTATTCATCTGCCATGATTCTTCTCCTTTTGTATCTTCGACCCCTATACGAGCGGGATGACGAGACCTAATGTAATAAACCAGCACCGACGTGACAACCCGTTTTTGGCGACTCGCCGAGGTGGCTTTTGAACCGTAAAAACCTTCCATCGCCTTCAATTCCGGTTGCACCGAAGGTCCTCCAGGTGATTCAACCCCGTAATATTCCGATACTGGAGATGCCTTCCACGCGATTCGATAAATACGTCGATATTGAATGTTCCGGGCAACGTGTAAAGTCCTTCCTTGCATGGCAAGAGTGCCATTAGAGTCGAACTACACAGCCCGACCATGGGACCGTCATATGGCTCGGTTAGCAGAGCTCAGAGCCGCCTGCGCGGCGAATACTAGCTAGCGGGCGACGGTCCCGTGATCGAGGACTGGGCACCGTCGAAACCAATGCAACTGCCGGGCTTGGTCAGGGAACCCTGGGTCGCCCGGAATGACTACGATGTTTTTCCCGCCGACGTGCAAGGGGCGAAGCATGGCGCAGAACGCCAGATCCAGGAGAGTCATAACCGAATTCGGTTTTGCACAGTCACGGAAGGATGAGGTCCGACGACCGCGACTGCCAACAAAGGGACCGTTTGCTGATGAGCAGTCCGCAATTGCTCCCATGAGCCGGACATCACGCGCAATCTCCGCGTTTCGAGAAGACGTCCCACGGCAGCCGTCCTGGCACATCGGCGCTAACAGAGTGAACCACACAGGCGAACGACGCAGACGAGTGGTCCTTCGACCCTCCCTCGATATCGAGCACGCCATCACGCGTTGGATCCATATGCCAGCGATCCATCCAAGCCCATGGCAGGGCGAGCGAGAAAGCAAACCAGTGGATGTCCCGATGCTGGATTCGCTCGTCGATCTTGAACGAATGGTCAAACAATCTGCTGATCTCTATGTCAGGTATGCAGAAGGGTGGGACGGATCGCGAACGGGGAAGCAAAGACCACGAGAGCGGGATCGAGATGCTGGCCTTATCAGTCAATCCGCTATCCCCGGAACTTTGCTGGACAAGACCCCTGACGGATTGGTTGGCCCGCCAGCTTTGCCAATTCAAGCTCCTGTTTGGGGAGAACCCGAAGCGCAAGGGATGGATCGCACATGGCAACAACGCAGGACGGGGGCCGGACTGCGATCCGCTTTTCACCCAGGTCGAGTCAGCGGCCAAGCTTTCGGATGCCTTGCTGGAAAATGACCCGAAGAATAGGCGTCCCCAGTAGCTGGAGGGAAACACTCCAGTGACGCTGACACCACAAAAAACCGCAGAAGCAACCCAAGGAGCACACCATGGACTCGATATGGCTAGATCCTCGACCTGGCATTGCAACAGACCTCTTCGTACCCGACGGGCACTACGACGCGGTGGTGGCCGGGGCCGGCCTCACCGGTCTGGTTAGCTCGCTGCTTCTTAGCAGGGCCGGATTGCGCGTGGCAGTGATCGAGTCCCGATTCGTGGGCGCCGGGACCACCGGGCACACCACGGCGAAGCTGAGTCTGCTTCAAGGCACCACGATGCAGGAAATCCGCAAGAATTTCCCTGCGGAAGTCGCACATGCCTATATGGAAGGGAACAAGGAGGGACAGTCCTGGCTATTGCGGTATCTTGACGAGGTCGGGGTACCGCACCAATCCCGTGATGCCTTCACCTATGCAGTCGATGCCTCGGGCCGCGAACAACTCGAAAAGGAGGCGGAGGCCAGCAGTGAAGCCGGACTGCAAATCGACACCCTGGAGGATCCGGATATCGGGCTGCCGTACGCGGTTGCCGGAGCCCTCGTCCTGCGCGACCAGGCCCAGTTCGACCCCGTGGACGTGTTGACGGCCCTATGCAACGACGTCCGCGCCCGCGGAGTCAAGGTCTTTGAGGACACCCGTCTCACCGGCGCGGGCAATTCCGCACCCGTGGAGATCACCACCAGTCAAGGATTGCTGTTCGCCGACACGCTGATCATCGCCACCGGCACCCCTGTCTTGGACAGGGGTGGATTCTTCGCCAAACTGGAACCTTCCCGGTCTTACCTCGCTGCCTACACCGGTGCCCCCGACGGCCGGCCCTTTCCGCAAGGCATGTATCTCTCGGTCGGGAACCCAGGTCGTTCCCTGCGCACTGCCACACGCCACGGAAAGCCCGTATTGCTGGTGGGAGGCAATGGCCACCCGGTTGGCGCAGGGTCCCCAAGCGCAGCTGCCCGGGACCTGGACCTGTGGGCCAAGGAGCACTTCACGGTGGCCGAACGCACGCACGCTTGGTCCGCACAGGACTACCGTTCAGTCAATGCCGTGCCGTTCGTCGGTCCGATGCCGCGCGGCGGCGGCCGGATCCACGTCGCCACCGGATATAACAAGTGGGGCATGACCAACGCCGTCGCTGCCGCATTGAGGCTCTCAACCGAAATCCTGGGCGAGGAGACCCCCTGGGGCGCGGTGTTGGCCCATCGCACCTCCGGTGCCGCGGCACTGGCCGAAACCGGCAAATTCAATGCGGGTGTTGCCAAGGGGCTGGTGACCGGTTGGGCGCACGCGCTGACCGAGTCCAATTCCCGCGTCGCCGAAAAAGCCCCCGACGACGACGAGGCAACCGCGCCGGGACGAACAGATGGCAGGGTGGTCCATGACGGCGTTCACCCCGTCGCCGAATCAATCGTGGATGGGCGTACCTGTCGGGTCTCGGCCGTCTGCACCCATTTGGGCGGGATCCTCACCTGGAACGACGAGGAACGTTCTTGGGACTGCCCGCTGCATGGCTCCCGCTTCACTCCCTCGGGCATCTTGATCGAGGGCCCTGCGACCAGCGACCTGAAGCCCGCGGACGACCGGACATAGAAGGAGGGAATGGATGCGCATTCTCTGGTCACCGAATGCCCCGGGTGCTTGACTGGGAACATGAGAGCAATCTGGACCGGATCCATCGCGTTCGGGCTGGTCAATGTGCCGGTCAAGGCCTATGGCGCCACGGAGGACCACGACGTCCAACTCCATCAGGTGCACGACGCCGATGGCGGCCGAATTCGCTACCAGCGCCGCTGCGAGGTCTGCGGCAAGAAGATCGACTACGAGCACATCGACAAGGCCTATGACGACGGTGAGCGGACGGTGGTGCTCAGCGGCTCGGACATGGAAGCCCTTCCAGCGGAGAAGAGCCGGGAGATCGAGGTGGTTCAGTTTGTGCCCAGCGATCAAATTGATCCCATCATGCTCGAACGCAGCTACTACCTCGCCCCCGATTCGAAATCGCCCAAGGCCTACTCGCTGCTGCGCCGCACCCTTGAAGAGACCGAACTGACCGCGGTGGTGAAGTTTGCGCTGCGGCAGAAGACCCGATTGGGTGCCATGCGCGTGCGCGGGGACGTTTTGGTGCTCCAGGGGCTGCTCTGGGGGGACGAGGTCCGCGAGGCTGACTTCCCGGAGGCCCGGAAGGACAGCAAGATCAGTCCGCAGGAGCTGAAGATGTCGGCGGCCCTCGTCCAGCAATTCAGCGCCGATTTCACTCCCGAGGAATTCGAGGACGACTATCAGGCCCAGTTGCGTACGCTGATCGAGGAGAAGCTCAAGCAAGGCGATTCCCTTGACACCGAAAAGACCTTCGGCGCGAAGGACACCGATACGCAGGAGACCGAGTCCGGGGACGTCATTGACTTGATGGAGGCGCTCAAGCGCAGCATTGCCCGGAAGGGCCAGCCCAAGGACAAGGACAAGGGCGGCACGGAGGGGCAAAGCGCTACCGGCAAGAAGGCGACGGGCACAAAAAAGACGCCGGAGAAGAAGAAGACACCGGCGAAAAAGAAGACCACGACAACCAAGACCGCCGATGCCCCCGCTGCAAAAAGCAAGTCCCGCAAGGGCGCGTAAATGCACGATGGCCTTGAACGCGTGGCGCCCGGTACCGCGGGCATTCGCAGGCAGGTTGCCGGGCGCGGCTTCAGTTACCTGTCGGCCAACGGGCGGCGGATCCGCTCGGAGCGGCTGCTCGAGCGAATCAGGCAACTCGCGATTCCCCCGGCCTGGACGGAGGTCTGGATCGCTTCCTCCCCCAAGGCCCACATCCAGGCAACAGGGGTGGACGCAGCGGGACGCACGCAGTACCTCTACCATGCCCGCTGGCGCGAGGTGCGCGATGACGAAAAATTCATCCGCTCCCTGGCCTTCGCCCAGCGACTCCCGGTTCTCCGCCGCATTGTGACCCGTGACCTTAAGCAGACCGAAGACCCCAGACGACGGGCGCTGGCAGCTGCCGTACGGCTCATGGACCGAGCCGGACTTCGGATCGGCGGCGTTGCCTATGCCCAGGAGAACGGTTCTTTCGGCGCGACCACGCTGCTCAAGCGACACGTTGAAACCGAGAGGCACACCGTACACCTGCATTTCTCCGGCAAATCATCCGGAACCTGGGACGTGACGATCAGCGATCCCCTACTGGCCGACTTTTTTTCCTCGCTGCCGCGCACACCCGGCTCGGGGCCGGCGATCTGCCACGCCGTGGCAAACGGTCGCCGGAAGCAATGGACGGCAGTATCGGATACCGAGGTTAACGCTTATCTGGGCGACGTTGCCGGTCATGGGTTCACCGCCAAGGACTTTCGCACATGGCAGGGCACCGTAGTGGCGGCCGTGTCCTTGGGCCGTGCCCAGCGGGCGGGGGCCACGTCGCCCGCAGCCGTCACCGCCGCCATCCAGGAAGCCGCCGACTGGTTGCACAACACCCCCGCCGTCGCCCGGGACTCCTACGTGAACCCTCGGGTGATTGCGCTCTTTGAACGTGGCGTGGTTGCCAATCCCGGGCACCGGCCGGATCGTGCGGTGCTCGACCTCTTGCTCGATGGGCGTGGAGGACACCGTGGGTGAGCTCTGTACCGCTCCAGGTGGTCACCGCTAAACACGAACGCCCGAATCCTTTAGCTCATGAGCTATTGCATTCGACGTCCTTGGATGAGGTGTGTGCTCAGTCGGCCCTCCCCGGGGCGTGTGACGAACATGGACGCGTGGATGTCGAAATGCTTGTGCTCCGCGACACCTCACCTACATAATCAAAAGGTCTTCAATTGGCGGATTCTTCCGCCAGCCACACGGCGCTTCTCCAGTCCCCGGGAACCCGTTGTCTTACAGCGAAACTCGAGGATCGGGTTCATGAAGTCCCCCCAATTGCTTGCGGAACCGCAACGTCACGGTTCCTTGCCCGTGCCGGCGGCCGCCATGCGCGTCCCTACGTCGCCAGCCTCGCCAAAAAATGGTTCGGCAGTCATCTGTGAAAGCTGCCAAAGCGATCACTACCTCGTCTTCGAAAAAGTCATCCCCCTTCCGCATCGGAGTTCCGAACCGGCAACTTGGGAGATTGAATGCTGGTGCGGCCGGTGCGAGGCATTCCTGGCGGTGCGGACCACCCAACCGCCGCTAACGCCGCATTCCATCCTTAATGCGGCGACGGGACGGGAACACGGGCGCATCTGACTCCCATTCATTGATCCACCAGCTGGCCAATGCTTGACTTGGGATGAGCGGAAAGAGGCTGGCATGACACCATCGGATGCCGAAGGACGGACTGTCCCTTCGAAACGAGTGCCGAAGCAAGCCGCCCATGATGTGCCGGAAGCATCGACCAGCACGCTGTCCGCGTTCCAGTTGTCCAGCCTGCCTGACGAACGAATTGACCGAAGATAAGAGGCCGCATTGAAGCGGCCAGTGAAAGGAAAGTGCCGTGCATGAGTTGGACCTGATCCGAGCAGCCAGCGAAGACGTGGCGGCCGCTCGGCTCTTGCTGAGACAACGCCAGGAAACCTTGGACGCCATCACGCGCGCGGCGCTGGAACACGGTGTCCCCGCCGCGGAAATCGCCGCAGCCCGAAAAGAGTCCGGCGACATTCCCCACGTCGCGGGACTACCGAGGAAAGTGGCCACGAAAGGCTGAGAGCAACGCGTTCTCGCCTCGCCCTCCGCCCTCCGGGCTTTCATTTTCCGGTCGGGGCCAATGCCCCTCCCGTGAGCCGAGCGAACGCCTCG contains:
- a CDS encoding zinc-dependent alcohol dehydrogenase, which gives rise to MKALTWQGKRKIEFTEVPDPCIEEPGDIIIKVTSSAICGSDLHLYELLGPYMHAGDVVGHEPMGIVEEIGSSVSRVKVGDRVVIPFNISCGSCWMCERGLQSQCEVTQVRSHNKGAAFFGYSELYGRVPGGQAEYLRVPHADYGAIVVGKELPDHRYLFLSDILPTAWQGVAYADVPQGGTLAVFGLGPVGQLAARIGTHLGQRVIGVDPVPERRAMAERHGIETMDFGKHIAKELLDATGRGPDAVLDAVGMEAHDSPGAQVLQQATGLLPDKIAKLALEKVSVDRTAVLHAAVASVRRGGTISLSGVYSGAATPMPMLEMFDKQIQLRQGQCNVRHWTEELLPLAEDTTDPLGLDDLVTHTVPLDRGPELYETFQKKQDGCIKVVLQP
- a CDS encoding DUF3618 domain-containing protein, with protein sequence MSREPEEIRDDIERTRGNLSEDVDAIADKVSPSSIAHRQSERIKGSVRRAKDAVMGSVETAGEDASGMLHNAPDTMVSKTRGNPLAAGLIAFGAGLLVSSLIPGSDQEREMVHTLKEKAEPLTDELSAAAKTIAEDMKEPATEAVENLKSSARESADTLRTETADEASHLKDHAGGAAANVSDSGGTTGATPRTTTDGGAAFPDPPRTSGGFQ
- a CDS encoding phage holin family protein, giving the protein MSEFPTNTGAHQAGAPPNAETTNAAADLSLGDLFSDLTQNVSNLVRQETELAKAELRASARSASKGAGLYGGAGVAGHFVLLFLSIAAMVGIANWVGYGWSAVIVAVVWAIVAAVMASVAKKQFKEVKGLPQTAETIKDIPPAFNPKEETP
- a CDS encoding integrase catalytic domain-containing protein; amino-acid sequence: MHTRRELVSGFAAEYAKGTKGQKGVMLDYLCASTGWSRANARRRLATELRKPARGIPKPLPRRRPRKYGPAALKLLERIWTLSGEPCGKYLAPIMADELERLERFDELGTVAGLLTDEVRDELLSMSASTMDRYLKPLRAARYPSALSSTKPGAMLRSEIPVRWSGTPMEQEPGFFEIDTVAHCGHSLKGEFLYSITLTDVFTGWTVNTCVKNRAHSHVVAGVDLLVRSLPYPMRALDFDNGGEFINTQLIEWAQERNIDLTRARAYKHNDNAHVEQRNRDWVRRHAFRFRYEGPEEMALLNELWALVNQRKNHLLPMVKANGYGTARSGRRKRTYDRPRTAYQRIMDLEAMDPEHAKALAGIHGDLNPAAITRRINAIQNHLINRAKMRAQSGDALFGEQIS
- a CDS encoding DUF1118 domain-containing protein, coding for MSQRGVLTLNRKTLTLTKRQWSPFRRTATTEGVLVLYWTHARYLTILVAEFAKCLVFTATGTVAELLGLEGFAVAAAEPTGLLAATGLLATAEPTGLLATAIAATEPTGLLATAEPTGLLATAEPTGLLATAIAATEPTGLLATAESTGLLATAEPTGLLATAAEPTGLLAAAIAA
- a CDS encoding DUF6098 family protein encodes the protein MNEWSNNLLISMSGMQKGGTDRERGSKDHESGIEMLALSVNPLSPELCWTRPLTDWLARQLCQFKLLFGENPKRKGWIAHGNNAGRGPDCDPLFTQVESAAKLSDALLENDPKNRRPQ
- a CDS encoding FAD-dependent oxidoreductase produces the protein MDSIWLDPRPGIATDLFVPDGHYDAVVAGAGLTGLVSSLLLSRAGLRVAVIESRFVGAGTTGHTTAKLSLLQGTTMQEIRKNFPAEVAHAYMEGNKEGQSWLLRYLDEVGVPHQSRDAFTYAVDASGREQLEKEAEASSEAGLQIDTLEDPDIGLPYAVAGALVLRDQAQFDPVDVLTALCNDVRARGVKVFEDTRLTGAGNSAPVEITTSQGLLFADTLIIATGTPVLDRGGFFAKLEPSRSYLAAYTGAPDGRPFPQGMYLSVGNPGRSLRTATRHGKPVLLVGGNGHPVGAGSPSAAARDLDLWAKEHFTVAERTHAWSAQDYRSVNAVPFVGPMPRGGGRIHVATGYNKWGMTNAVAAALRLSTEILGEETPWGAVLAHRTSGAAALAETGKFNAGVAKGLVTGWAHALTESNSRVAEKAPDDDEATAPGRTDGRVVHDGVHPVAESIVDGRTCRVSAVCTHLGGILTWNDEERSWDCPLHGSRFTPSGILIEGPATSDLKPADDRT
- a CDS encoding Ku protein, which translates into the protein MRAIWTGSIAFGLVNVPVKAYGATEDHDVQLHQVHDADGGRIRYQRRCEVCGKKIDYEHIDKAYDDGERTVVLSGSDMEALPAEKSREIEVVQFVPSDQIDPIMLERSYYLAPDSKSPKAYSLLRRTLEETELTAVVKFALRQKTRLGAMRVRGDVLVLQGLLWGDEVREADFPEARKDSKISPQELKMSAALVQQFSADFTPEEFEDDYQAQLRTLIEEKLKQGDSLDTEKTFGAKDTDTQETESGDVIDLMEALKRSIARKGQPKDKDKGGTEGQSATGKKATGTKKTPEKKKTPAKKKTTTTKTADAPAAKSKSRKGA
- a CDS encoding DNA topoisomerase IB, whose amino-acid sequence is MHDGLERVAPGTAGIRRQVAGRGFSYLSANGRRIRSERLLERIRQLAIPPAWTEVWIASSPKAHIQATGVDAAGRTQYLYHARWREVRDDEKFIRSLAFAQRLPVLRRIVTRDLKQTEDPRRRALAAAVRLMDRAGLRIGGVAYAQENGSFGATTLLKRHVETERHTVHLHFSGKSSGTWDVTISDPLLADFFSSLPRTPGSGPAICHAVANGRRKQWTAVSDTEVNAYLGDVAGHGFTAKDFRTWQGTVVAAVSLGRAQRAGATSPAAVTAAIQEAADWLHNTPAVARDSYVNPRVIALFERGVVANPGHRPDRAVLDLLLDGRGGHRG